In Chloroflexota bacterium, one DNA window encodes the following:
- a CDS encoding sodium-translocating pyrophosphatase, which translates to MDPSALQLIIPIAGIAAVLFALYLARDVLSRDTGTQAMRDVADTIFEGAVAFIRRQYTTIGVLALGGAVVIAIVIGLVEGKNVADTSIYGFDLGIRTGVAFLVGAACSMASGIIGMYISVRSNVRTAAAARRSLVEAVQVAMRGGAVSGFLVVALSLLGVWGIFAAYGGFDHPAQAPFLIVGFGFGASFVALFAQLGGGIYTKAADVGSDLVGKIEAGIPEDDPRNAAVIADLVGDNVGDCAGRGADLFESTAAENIGAMILGVAVYGIAQAAGWPNPQAWIFFPLVVRAFGLLATIVAMFFVRGREDEDPMNILNRGYWATTLLSVVALAFVTNVMMQTGGQDLGANGIPSWVWFFLCGVVGLATSVAFVYITQFYTAGGYRPVREIAEASKTGPATNIISGVAVGFETTLVTALTIGIALIASHFLGSQAGLVNAQTGVNVGGIFGTAVATMGMLMTTAYILAMDTFGPITDNAGGIAEFSHAEAGAREITDRLDAVGNTTKALTKGYAIASASLAAFLLFSAYIDKVNLILQRQIDAGTRTAAQGLLTSVNLADVSVFVAALMGAMLVYFFSSLAIRAVGTTAQAIIVEVRRQFREMPGIMDYTQRPDYARVVDITTRAALREMIAPGVVAVATPILVGLLLGYEAVAGLLMVGTIAGVLLATVLNNGGGAWDNAKKYIESGHLKDDQGNVLGKKTVAHAAAVVGDTVGDPFKDTAGPSLHVLVKLLATITLVLAPLFIR; encoded by the coding sequence ATGGATCCGAGTGCGCTCCAACTGATCATCCCGATCGCCGGGATCGCCGCCGTGCTCTTCGCCCTCTACCTGGCCCGCGACGTCCTGTCCCGCGACACGGGGACCCAGGCCATGCGCGACGTGGCCGACACGATCTTCGAGGGTGCGGTCGCCTTCATCCGCCGGCAGTACACGACGATCGGTGTCCTCGCCCTCGGTGGCGCGGTCGTCATCGCGATCGTCATCGGCCTCGTCGAGGGCAAGAACGTCGCCGATACCTCCATCTACGGGTTCGACCTCGGCATCCGCACAGGGGTCGCCTTCCTCGTCGGCGCGGCGTGCTCGATGGCGTCCGGGATCATCGGCATGTACATCAGCGTCCGCTCGAACGTCCGGACCGCAGCGGCCGCCCGACGGAGCCTCGTCGAGGCCGTCCAGGTCGCGATGCGCGGCGGCGCGGTGTCGGGCTTCCTCGTCGTCGCCCTCTCCCTCCTCGGCGTGTGGGGCATCTTCGCCGCGTACGGTGGCTTCGACCATCCGGCGCAGGCGCCGTTCCTCATCGTCGGCTTCGGCTTCGGCGCCTCGTTCGTCGCCCTCTTCGCCCAGCTCGGCGGCGGGATCTACACGAAGGCGGCGGACGTCGGATCGGATCTCGTCGGCAAGATCGAGGCCGGTATCCCGGAGGACGACCCGCGCAACGCCGCCGTCATCGCGGACCTCGTCGGCGACAACGTCGGCGACTGCGCCGGCCGCGGCGCGGACCTGTTCGAGTCGACCGCAGCCGAGAACATCGGGGCGATGATCCTCGGCGTCGCGGTCTACGGCATCGCGCAGGCGGCCGGCTGGCCGAACCCACAGGCGTGGATCTTCTTCCCGCTCGTCGTGCGGGCCTTCGGCCTGCTCGCCACGATCGTCGCGATGTTCTTCGTCCGCGGTCGCGAGGACGAGGATCCGATGAACATCCTCAACCGCGGCTACTGGGCCACCACCCTGCTCTCCGTCGTGGCCCTCGCCTTCGTCACCAACGTCATGATGCAGACCGGCGGCCAGGACCTCGGCGCGAACGGCATCCCGAGCTGGGTCTGGTTCTTCCTCTGCGGCGTCGTCGGGCTCGCCACGAGCGTCGCCTTCGTCTACATCACGCAGTTCTATACCGCCGGCGGCTATCGCCCGGTGCGCGAGATCGCGGAGGCGAGCAAGACCGGACCGGCGACGAACATCATCAGCGGCGTCGCGGTCGGCTTCGAGACGACGCTCGTGACGGCGCTCACGATCGGCATCGCCCTCATCGCGAGCCACTTCCTCGGCTCGCAGGCCGGCCTGGTCAACGCCCAGACAGGCGTCAACGTCGGCGGCATCTTCGGGACCGCGGTGGCGACGATGGGGATGCTCATGACCACCGCCTACATCCTCGCCATGGACACCTTCGGGCCGATCACGGACAACGCCGGCGGCATCGCCGAGTTCAGCCACGCGGAGGCGGGAGCCCGCGAGATCACCGACCGGCTCGACGCGGTCGGGAACACGACGAAGGCCCTCACGAAGGGCTACGCCATCGCATCGGCCTCGCTCGCCGCATTCCTCCTCTTCAGCGCCTACATCGACAAGGTGAACCTCATCCTCCAGCGCCAGATCGACGCCGGGACCCGGACGGCCGCCCAGGGCCTCCTCACGTCGGTCAACCTCGCGGACGTCAGCGTCTTCGTCGCCGCGCTCATGGGGGCGATGCTCGTCTACTTCTTCAGCTCGCTCGCCATCCGGGCGGTGGGCACCACCGCCCAGGCGATCATCGTCGAGGTCCGGCGGCAGTTCCGGGAGATGCCCGGGATCATGGACTACACCCAGCGCCCGGACTATGCCCGGGTCGTTGACATCACGACCCGCGCCGCGCTGCGCGAGATGATCGCGCCCGGTGTCGTGGCCGTCGCCACGCCGATCCTCGTCGGGCTCCTCCTCGGCTACGAGGCGGTCGCCGGGCTCCTCATGGTCGGCACGATCGCCGGCGTCCTCCTCGCGACGGTCCTCAACAACGGCGGTGGCGCCTGGGACAACGCCAAGAAGTACATTGAGTCCGGGCATCTGAAGGACGACCAGGGCAACGTGCTCGGGAAGAAGACGGTCGCGCACGCGGCGGCGGTCGTCGGCGACACGGTCGGCGACCCGTTCAAGGACACGGCCGGCCCGTCGCTCCATGTCCTCGTCAAGCTCCTCGCGACGATCACCCTCGTCCTCGCGCCGCTCTTCATCCGCTGA
- the lepB gene encoding signal peptidase I, with translation MSRRPLGCLFEVVETLVLTLVIFLIIQNFIAQPFKVQQQSMEHTLEPDQYVLVDKLTPRFGSYNRGDIVVFNPPPAWIQQQGGTPYIKRVIGIGGDSIQIRNDGFVYVNGIRLVEPYLYADPGQPPQPTTPSGGQSSWVVPPGELFVMGDHRERSADSRVFGAVPVSAVIGRAWLRYWPFATFGILQNPGHPELASPAP, from the coding sequence GTGAGCCGTCGCCCCCTGGGCTGTCTCTTCGAAGTCGTCGAGACGCTCGTCCTGACCCTCGTCATCTTCCTCATCATCCAGAACTTCATCGCCCAGCCATTCAAGGTCCAGCAGCAGTCGATGGAGCACACCCTCGAGCCCGACCAGTACGTGCTCGTGGACAAGCTCACCCCCCGCTTCGGCTCGTACAACCGGGGCGACATCGTCGTCTTCAATCCCCCGCCGGCCTGGATCCAGCAACAGGGCGGGACGCCGTACATCAAGCGCGTGATCGGGATCGGCGGCGACTCCATCCAGATCAGGAACGACGGCTTCGTGTACGTCAACGGCATCAGGCTCGTGGAGCCGTACCTCTACGCAGACCCCGGGCAGCCGCCTCAGCCAACGACGCCGTCGGGCGGTCAATCCAGCTGGGTCGTGCCTCCCGGTGAGCTCTTCGTCATGGGCGATCACCGCGAGCGTTCGGCGGATTCGCGCGTCTTCGGCGCGGTCCCGGTCAGCGCGGTGATCGGCCGCGCGTGGCTCCGCTACTGGCCATTCGCCACCTTCGGCATCCTGCAGAACCCCGGTCATCCGGAGCTCGCCTCCCCGGCGCCGTGA